The genomic region GATTCCACATGATGCCAATAAAAATATCATAATCTCCTATTTGCTCATTAATAACATCCTGTGGGTCTTGTCCAAAGCCAGGCCAAGCATGAGTTTCCCACCTAACTAACTCTAAAACGATATGCTTCTCAGAGGCAATTCCGTGATTTAACCTTTCGAAAAGAGAAGGTAGGCTTTCACGTTCATCTTTGCAGTCGCTCGGCGAGGCAACAAAAACTCGTACCTTATTGACTTGTTCGGACATAAGCCCACCTCTTTGTCGATTTTGTTAGTATTTGCATGTTCGTCTTTTGTTAGTTGCCTACGCAAAAATGAGCTGCGCCGCCGAAAAAGTCGGAGAGAATTGCTGTCGCTGCACGGCGGCAGCTCGATTTTTCTTGTTGTGCAAGGAGACCGCGCTCGCTTTGTCGCCGTTAAAGCGACTTCGAAGCCCAGATCCGCGGCAGATCAACCGTCCTCGCCCGTCGAGCCTGAGTCCTATGCACGCCGGCGAACTTTTGTCGCCCGTTAAAATTGTGGCGTCCCGTACTCCAGGCAACCGCGTTGGCCGAGTCGCCGGCAAAAGTTGCTGTCCTCTCGCAAGGATAGTGTTTCCCCCCTCGAAGCTCTTGTCCGCCGCACTCGCCTTGTCCGCTCCCGAAGCCAAGGGCATCCTGCGCATCGAAGCCCAAGTCCGCCGCACTCGCTTTGTCCAATTTCGAAGCCGACAAGACCTCAGCCGCACGAAGCCAAAATCCGGGGCGCTCGCGATGTCGCGGCCAAAAGGTGACATTCAACTGCCACCCGAAGCCTTTGTCCGCCGTATTCGCCTTGTCGCCGCCAAAGGTCGCGAGGCCAAACGCCGCCCGTAAGCCAGTGTCGCCACGCTCTTTTGTGTCGCCCTTCGAAGCCGATCTGCCTCTTAATCTTAATTGATAGCGCCTCAATTTGGCGGCTGAGCGGGGATGCACAATCGCGGCGCGAAGTCAGCGCCGCGATTCCCGGCGACGGAGTCGCCGGGAACAAGCAATTCGATGGTTTCCGTGTATCTCCGCCGGGCACCACAAGCCAGCCTGGCATATCCCCAGCCCAAACCGTGGCGCACTGAGGGAGGATGTTCAGCCTATCCCCTCGATTCCGGCCAGTTATAGTCGATGAAGAATGTGCTTGACAAGCCTTTTCTTGTCGCCTAGCTTTTCCGCATATCATACGTTGTCGAGCGATTATCAACCTGGCGGATATCTCCGATGCTGAGCGTTTCACCCGCCTTGCAGGCCCGATTCGAGACCCTACTCCGGAAGAGGGGTGTGCCCAACGCCGCCCACAGCGCCTTCAAGAAGTGGCTGCGCTTCTACCTGGATTTCTGCCACAAGTACCAACTGCCATGTGGCAGCCAGAGCAGTATCGCCCCTTTCCTCAAGAAGCTGCAGGACAAGAAACAGTCGGAGGCGCAGAGGCAGCAGGCCGCGCAGGCAGTGGCTTTGTTCCTTGACATGGCGCAGGTGGATCGGCCAGGCGAGGTTGCGCAGCCTTTGGGGGGGGAGGCCCCGGAGGCGCAGGCTGTTTCGGGATTGCCGGCCTCCAGCGCCCGGTCACCGGTTGGTGTCTCCGTGGCCGCAATGCCTCCTGGTGTGCAGGAGCCGCCGCCTCTGGCGCCGCCCCCTCCCCCGACGGCGCAGCCGAGCCCGGTCCCGGCCAACCAGGGCCAGCGCCGCACCGGGATCTCCTGGAAGGCGGAATTCGACCGGCTGGCCGAGGAGATTCGGCTGCGCCATTATTCCCCACGGACGCTGCGGACGTACCAGCAGTGGCTGGCCAAGCTCCAGACCTTCACCCGCAGCAAGCCGCCGGCCGAGCTGACGCCGGAAGACGTCAAGGAGTTCCTCACCCAGCTGGCCGTGGCGCGCCGGGTTTCAGCCTCCACCCAGAACCAGGCCTTCAATGCCTTGCTGTTCTTCTTCCGTCATGTCCTTGGCCGGGAGTTCGGCAAGGTCGAGGGGGTGGTCAGGGCCAAGCGGCGGCCGTACATCCCGGTGGTGCTCTCCCGGGAGGAGATCCAGGCGGTCCTGGCCCATCTGCAGCCGCCCTTTGCTCTGGTGGTGAAACTCCTTTACGGCTGTGGGCTGCGACTTTTCGAGTGCCTGCGGCTGCGGGTGCAGGATCTCAACTTCGACGCCGGGGTGCTGACCGTGCATGACGGCAAGGGGCAAAGGGATCGGACCGTGCCGATCCCCGAGGCGGTGCGGACCGGGCTGCTCGCCCAGGTCGAATCCCTGAGATCCTTGCACCAG from Thermodesulfobacteriota bacterium harbors:
- a CDS encoding integron integrase, yielding MLSVSPALQARFETLLRKRGVPNAAHSAFKKWLRFYLDFCHKYQLPCGSQSSIAPFLKKLQDKKQSEAQRQQAAQAVALFLDMAQVDRPGEVAQPLGGEAPEAQAVSGLPASSARSPVGVSVAAMPPGVQEPPPLAPPPPPTAQPSPVPANQGQRRTGISWKAEFDRLAEEIRLRHYSPRTLRTYQQWLAKLQTFTRSKPPAELTPEDVKEFLTQLAVARRVSASTQNQAFNALLFFFRHVLGREFGKVEGVVRAKRRPYIPVVLSREEIQAVLAHLQPPFALVVKLLYGCGLRLFECLRLRVQDLNFDAGVLTVHDGKGQRDRTVPIPEAVRTGLLAQVESLRSLHQQDLARGYGGVFLVHALERKYRNAAREFVWQWLFPAKYLTQVPESGEYRRYHLHESHVQRAIKEAVGRARIGKRASAHTFRHSFASHLLQANFDIRTIQQLLGHSDLRTTMIYTHTVKSTTIKEAKSPLDLWQG